A section of the Flavobacterium sp. CG_23.5 genome encodes:
- a CDS encoding DUF456 domain-containing protein produces MDLLLLTLGFMCMILGVFGSFLPVLPGPSISWIGLVLLYFTNAIAANYWILGITLLITIIISVLDYVIPAKGTKKFGGSSYGIWGTNIGLIIGILAPIPFGFIIGPFVGAFVGELIYSKNHKQAFKAATGSFLGFLASTFMKFLVCMMYLGLFLGIVWQYKLELF; encoded by the coding sequence ATGGATTTACTGCTTTTGACTTTAGGTTTTATGTGCATGATTTTAGGAGTTTTTGGGAGTTTTTTGCCGGTTCTACCTGGCCCAAGCATTAGTTGGATTGGGTTGGTTTTGCTTTATTTCACCAATGCCATTGCAGCAAATTATTGGATTTTAGGAATAACTTTATTGATTACTATTATTATTTCTGTGTTGGATTATGTGATTCCGGCCAAAGGCACTAAAAAATTTGGTGGAAGCTCATATGGAATTTGGGGAACTAATATTGGTCTAATCATTGGGATTTTGGCTCCTATTCCTTTCGGATTTATAATTGGACCTTTTGTCGGTGCCTTTGTGGGTGAACTAATTTATTCTAAAAACCATAAACAGGCTTTTAAAGCTGCAACAGGTTCATTTTTGGGCTTCCTAGCTTCTACGTTCATGAAATTTTTAGTTTGTATGATGTATTTGGGATTGTTTCTGGGAATTGTCTGGCAATATAAGCTGGAGTTGTTTTAA
- a CDS encoding glycosyltransferase family 2 protein, whose amino-acid sequence MTLILSAIVIVYLFTICFLIYGFTKVNTVDYIGLKPINKFSIIVPFRNEAENLPILLDSLSKLNYPMELFEVILVDDFSQEEFKVQSLKFKVSVIKNIRVSNSPKKDAIVTAMQIVKTDWIITTDADCQVNKNWLLTLDNYIQLHNTSMIAGAVTYDCKSSFLHHFQQLDLASLQGTTFGSFGLRKGFMCNGANFAYTKSLFLSLNGFEGNNKIASGDDVFLLQKAISRFPEKVHYLKSENNIVITKPLNDWISLFYQRVRWASKTSSYESSFGKALGLVVFGGNLSLILAVFLWISGYVTLHNVFFLWLSKFVIDTILIQKSHLFLTKKRMRYLIMSSFFYPFFSVSVALYSLFGKYEWKGRRF is encoded by the coding sequence ATTACCTTAATTTTAAGTGCGATTGTAATAGTTTATCTTTTTACTATTTGCTTTTTGATTTATGGCTTCACCAAAGTAAATACTGTTGATTACATTGGCTTAAAGCCAATAAATAAATTCTCGATTATTGTTCCTTTTCGGAATGAGGCCGAAAATTTGCCTATTTTGTTAGATAGTTTATCCAAGTTAAATTATCCGATGGAATTGTTTGAAGTTATTTTGGTGGATGATTTTTCCCAAGAAGAGTTTAAAGTTCAAAGTTTAAAGTTTAAAGTTTCGGTCATAAAGAACATTCGGGTTTCTAACTCCCCTAAGAAAGATGCGATTGTGACCGCGATGCAAATCGTAAAAACGGACTGGATCATTACTACCGATGCAGATTGTCAGGTCAATAAGAACTGGTTACTGACATTGGATAATTACATTCAGCTTCACAATACTTCGATGATTGCAGGAGCTGTGACTTATGATTGCAAAAGTTCGTTTCTGCATCATTTCCAGCAATTAGATTTGGCGAGTTTACAAGGCACTACTTTCGGGAGTTTTGGTTTGCGAAAAGGATTTATGTGCAATGGCGCGAACTTCGCTTATACCAAATCATTATTTTTATCACTAAATGGTTTTGAGGGAAATAACAAAATTGCAAGTGGCGATGACGTTTTCCTACTGCAAAAAGCAATTTCACGTTTTCCGGAAAAAGTACATTATTTGAAATCTGAAAACAATATTGTCATCACAAAACCATTGAATGATTGGATATCTTTGTTTTATCAAAGAGTGCGTTGGGCTTCAAAAACGAGTTCGTATGAAAGTAGTTTTGGAAAAGCTTTAGGTTTAGTCGTGTTTGGAGGGAATTTGAGTTTGATTTTAGCTGTTTTTTTATGGATTTCTGGTTATGTTACTTTGCATAACGTCTTTTTCTTATGGCTGTCAAAATTTGTTATTGACACTATTTTGATCCAAAAGTCCCACTTATTTTTGACCAAAAAAAGAATGCGGTATTTAATTATGAGCAGTTTTTTCTATCCGTTTTTCAGCGTAAGCGTAGCTTTATATTCGCTATTTGGGAAATACGAATGGAAAGGGAGACGATTCTAG
- the dnaE gene encoding DNA polymerase III subunit alpha: protein MYLIFDTETTGLPKRWGAPISDMDNWPRCIQIAWQLHDDMGKLIEHQDYLVKPEGFNIPYDAERIHGISTELAEAEGISLSEVLEKFNIALGKAKYIVGQNLGFDINIMGCEFYRMGVDSIMSSMPILDTCTEVTASLLRLPGGRGGKFKLPTLTELHSYLFNKPFGEAHNATADVEATTRCFLELIRREIFTKEELDVEVGYFKDFQNRNPAEIKLIGLKHINLKEASDKIRQQFGEKQAPAVSKAALSENKKVLVDAPFVHLHNHTQFSVLQSTISIAALVKAAAQQKMPAVAMTDHANLMGAFHFVRDILYHNKAAEAKNKTAIENGEEPTEVPMKPIVGCEFFVCEDHKNKSVKDNGYQIVLLAKTKKGYHNLAKMSSIAYTEGFYYVPRIDRKVIQQYKEDIIVLSGNLYGEIPNKVLNLGENQAEEALLWWKDEFKEDFYIELMRHNQEDENRVNTSLISLARKHDVKLIATNNIFYIDKGNANAHDILLCVRDGEKQTTPIGRGRGYRYGLPNQEYYFKSGDEMKKLFNDLPEAISNISEIVDKIEIFDLAREVLLPKFEIPTEFEIPEDAVDGGVRGENAYLRHLTFEGANRRYPEITEEIQERLDFELLTISNSGYPGYFLIVQDLIAEARSMGVSVGPGRGSAAGSVVAYCLKITNIDPLKYNLLFERFLNPDRVSLPDIDIDFDDEGRSSVMDYVIRKYGSKQVAQIITYGKMATKSAIRDTARVLDLPLFEADKIAKLIPGMMPGKWNLARFLSEDDALIKKAVRPEEFDKIKELIALANESGLSGETIQQAKVLEGNLRNTGIHACGVIITPSDITEFVPVATAKDSDLYVTQFDNSVVETAGLLKMDFLGLKTLTLIKDTVKLVKYRNGIDLDPDTFPIDDLKTYELFQRGETVGIFQYESPGMQKYMKELKPTVFPDLIAMNALYRPGPIAYIPSFVKRKNGEEEIIYDLDACEELLKDTYGITVYQEQVMLLSQKLADFSKGDADVLRKAMGKKQKDVLDKMKPKFISQAAAKGHAEDKLEKIWKDWEAFAEYAFNKSHSTCYAWIAYQTAYLKANYPAEYMAAVLSNNMSDIKQVSFFMEECKRMGLQVLGPDVNESFYKFTVNDDYAVRFGMGAIKGVGSGAVATIVEKRKDGKYKSIFDLTKRIDLRAANKKALENLALAGGFDSFGNTTRAQYFHDDGDGITFYEKAIRYGSKYQENENSSQVSLFGDASEVQIAEPVVPPCEDWSTMEKLAKEKEVVGIYISGHPLDDFKFEMKYFCNSKLEMLKNMESHVGKTLAFGGIVSNVQRRIAKNGKEWAIFNLEGFDESFEFKIFNEEYLNFHRYLLPNNFVYFKILIKDGWVNKDSGKKSEPRMQFTDAKQLQDVLGIFAKKLVVLLNITDLKTEFIHKLSHLFSENKGDNQVTFEIMELEKTRRIVASAAVVIESEDVDFVEENEDSESGVLEIPETSTVTEIEEIKVVTKLSMPSRKLKIKISNELLFELEKMQINFKLN from the coding sequence ATGTACTTAATATTCGATACCGAAACTACAGGATTACCAAAGCGTTGGGGCGCACCCATTTCTGATATGGACAACTGGCCGCGTTGTATTCAAATCGCTTGGCAGTTGCACGATGATATGGGAAAACTCATCGAGCATCAGGATTATTTGGTCAAGCCCGAAGGATTTAATATTCCGTATGATGCCGAAAGAATTCACGGAATCTCTACGGAATTGGCCGAAGCCGAGGGAATTTCTTTGAGTGAAGTTTTGGAAAAATTCAATATTGCTTTAGGCAAAGCCAAATATATTGTAGGTCAGAATTTAGGTTTTGACATCAATATTATGGGTTGCGAATTTTACAGAATGGGCGTTGATTCTATTATGAGTTCAATGCCTATTCTAGACACTTGTACCGAAGTTACTGCTTCCTTATTAAGATTGCCTGGTGGCCGTGGAGGAAAATTCAAATTGCCAACACTTACTGAATTACACTCTTATCTTTTTAATAAACCTTTTGGCGAAGCGCACAACGCCACTGCCGATGTGGAGGCAACTACGCGTTGTTTCTTGGAATTAATCCGACGTGAAATTTTCACCAAAGAAGAGCTTGATGTTGAGGTTGGTTATTTCAAAGACTTTCAAAACAGGAATCCAGCCGAGATAAAGCTTATTGGCTTAAAACACATTAATCTCAAAGAAGCTTCTGATAAAATTCGTCAGCAGTTTGGAGAAAAGCAAGCGCCAGCAGTTTCAAAGGCAGCACTTTCAGAGAATAAAAAAGTACTTGTAGATGCGCCTTTTGTGCATTTGCATAATCACACACAATTTTCGGTGTTACAATCTACCATTAGTATTGCGGCATTGGTCAAAGCGGCAGCGCAACAAAAAATGCCTGCGGTGGCCATGACCGATCATGCCAATTTGATGGGAGCTTTTCATTTTGTACGGGATATATTGTACCATAACAAAGCCGCCGAAGCCAAGAATAAAACAGCGATTGAAAACGGTGAAGAACCTACCGAAGTTCCTATGAAACCTATTGTAGGTTGCGAATTTTTTGTTTGCGAAGACCATAAAAACAAGTCGGTTAAGGATAATGGTTACCAAATAGTACTTTTGGCGAAGACCAAAAAAGGCTATCATAATTTGGCCAAAATGTCTTCTATTGCTTATACGGAAGGGTTCTATTATGTACCAAGAATCGACCGAAAAGTCATTCAGCAATACAAAGAGGATATCATCGTCTTGTCCGGTAATCTTTATGGTGAAATTCCAAATAAGGTTTTAAATCTTGGTGAAAACCAAGCAGAGGAAGCTTTGCTTTGGTGGAAAGATGAATTCAAAGAAGATTTTTATATCGAGTTGATGCGTCACAATCAAGAGGATGAAAATCGAGTGAATACCTCATTGATTTCTTTGGCAAGAAAGCATGATGTGAAGCTAATTGCGACTAATAATATTTTTTATATAGATAAAGGAAATGCAAATGCACACGATATTTTGCTTTGTGTGCGTGATGGCGAAAAACAAACGACGCCAATAGGCCGTGGCCGTGGTTATCGTTACGGATTACCCAACCAAGAATATTATTTCAAGTCGGGTGATGAGATGAAAAAGCTCTTCAACGATTTACCGGAAGCGATTTCGAATATTTCCGAAATTGTCGATAAAATAGAAATTTTCGATTTAGCGCGCGAAGTTTTGTTGCCCAAATTTGAAATTCCAACCGAGTTTGAAATTCCCGAAGACGCTGTTGATGGAGGCGTTCGAGGAGAGAATGCGTATTTAAGACATCTTACTTTTGAAGGTGCAAATAGAAGATATCCTGAAATTACAGAAGAAATTCAGGAACGACTGGATTTTGAATTATTGACAATTTCTAATTCGGGTTATCCGGGATATTTCCTGATTGTACAGGATTTAATTGCCGAAGCGCGAAGTATGGGGGTTTCAGTAGGTCCTGGTCGGGGTTCTGCAGCGGGTTCCGTGGTGGCGTATTGTTTGAAAATTACGAATATAGACCCTTTAAAATATAACCTGCTTTTTGAGCGTTTCCTGAATCCGGATCGTGTGTCACTACCCGATATTGATATCGATTTTGATGATGAAGGACGTAGCAGTGTCATGGATTATGTGATTCGGAAATACGGTTCGAAACAAGTGGCTCAAATTATCACTTATGGTAAAATGGCGACTAAATCAGCCATTCGAGATACGGCTCGTGTACTGGATTTACCTTTATTTGAAGCCGATAAAATTGCCAAATTAATTCCCGGGATGATGCCCGGAAAATGGAATCTTGCCCGGTTCTTGAGTGAAGATGATGCCTTAATAAAGAAGGCGGTTCGTCCGGAGGAATTTGATAAAATAAAAGAATTAATTGCGCTGGCCAACGAAAGTGGTTTGAGTGGTGAAACTATTCAGCAAGCAAAAGTTCTGGAAGGGAATTTAAGAAATACCGGAATTCACGCCTGTGGAGTGATTATTACTCCCAGTGATATTACCGAATTTGTTCCTGTTGCCACCGCCAAAGATTCGGATTTATATGTAACCCAGTTTGATAACTCGGTGGTAGAAACGGCGGGTTTGTTGAAAATGGACTTCTTGGGTTTGAAAACCCTAACCTTGATAAAAGATACGGTTAAATTAGTGAAATACCGAAATGGGATCGATCTCGATCCAGACACGTTTCCTATCGATGATTTAAAGACTTACGAGCTTTTTCAGCGTGGAGAAACAGTGGGGATTTTTCAGTATGAGAGTCCGGGAATGCAAAAATACATGAAGGAATTGAAGCCTACAGTTTTTCCCGATTTGATTGCGATGAATGCTTTGTATCGCCCGGGACCGATCGCTTATATCCCTAGTTTCGTCAAGCGAAAAAATGGCGAAGAGGAAATTATTTATGACTTGGATGCCTGTGAAGAATTACTAAAAGATACCTACGGGATTACCGTTTATCAAGAACAGGTTATGCTTTTGTCCCAAAAACTGGCGGATTTCTCCAAAGGTGATGCCGATGTTTTGCGTAAAGCGATGGGGAAAAAACAAAAGGACGTTTTGGACAAAATGAAACCCAAATTTATCAGTCAGGCTGCTGCCAAAGGTCATGCCGAAGATAAACTGGAGAAAATTTGGAAAGACTGGGAAGCCTTCGCAGAATACGCTTTTAACAAATCACACTCTACTTGTTATGCTTGGATTGCATACCAAACAGCTTATTTGAAGGCTAATTATCCCGCCGAATATATGGCTGCGGTTTTGTCGAATAATATGAGTGATATCAAGCAGGTTTCATTCTTTATGGAGGAATGTAAACGCATGGGGTTGCAAGTTTTGGGACCAGATGTGAATGAGTCGTTTTATAAATTTACTGTAAATGACGATTATGCAGTGCGTTTTGGAATGGGCGCTATAAAAGGAGTGGGTTCCGGTGCAGTGGCTACTATTGTTGAGAAAAGAAAAGATGGAAAATACAAATCGATTTTTGATTTGACCAAACGCATTGATTTGCGTGCGGCGAATAAAAAAGCATTAGAGAATCTGGCGTTGGCCGGTGGTTTTGATTCGTTTGGAAATACAACCAGAGCGCAATATTTTCATGATGACGGTGATGGAATTACTTTTTATGAAAAAGCGATTCGGTATGGTTCTAAGTATCAGGAAAATGAAAATTCGTCGCAGGTGAGTTTATTCGGAGATGCCAGCGAAGTGCAAATTGCGGAACCAGTTGTGCCGCCATGCGAGGATTGGAGTACGATGGAAAAATTGGCCAAAGAAAAAGAGGTTGTTGGAATTTATATTTCGGGACATCCGCTGGATGATTTTAAATTTGAAATGAAATATTTCTGCAATTCGAAATTGGAGATGCTTAAAAATATGGAGTCCCACGTGGGGAAAACCCTTGCTTTTGGAGGGATTGTTTCTAATGTGCAAAGACGAATAGCCAAAAATGGTAAGGAATGGGCGATTTTTAACTTAGAAGGTTTTGACGAAAGTTTTGAATTTAAAATATTTAATGAAGAGTATTTGAATTTTCACCGTTACTTACTTCCTAATAATTTTGTTTATTTTAAAATCCTGATAAAAGACGGATGGGTTAATAAAGATAGTGGGAAAAAATCGGAACCAAGAATGCAGTTTACGGATGCGAAACAGTTGCAGGATGTATTGGGTATTTTTGCCAAAAAGCTAGTTGTTTTATTAAATATTACTGATTTGAAAACCGAATTTATTCATAAACTCAGTCATCTTTTTTCAGAAAACAAGGGAGATAATCAAGTGACTTTTGAAATCATGGAATTGGAAAAAACAAGACGCATCGTAGCTTCAGCAGCTGTTGTTATTGAAAGTGAAGACGTAGATTTTGTAGAAGAGAATGAAGATTCAGAATCGGGGGTTTTGGAAATTCCCGAAACCAGTACGGTAACCGAAATTGAAGAAATAAAGGTGGTCACTAAATTGTCGATGCCAAGTAGAAAACTGAAAATTAAGATTTCGAACGAGTTATTGTTTGAATTAGAAAAAATGCAGATTAATTTTAAGTTGAATTAG
- a CDS encoding GIY-YIG nuclease family protein yields the protein MYFVYIIKNEQGIFYKGFTQDVEKRVFEHNNSLSRYTSGRGPWVLVYFKEFETKTLALKEELRLKKLNVASIERLLRDFLLG from the coding sequence ATGTATTTCGTTTATATAATTAAAAATGAGCAAGGTATATTTTATAAAGGATTTACTCAAGATGTTGAAAAACGTGTTTTTGAACATAATAATAGCTTGAGCAGATATACATCAGGTAGAGGTCCATGGGTTTTGGTTTATTTTAAAGAATTTGAAACGAAAACATTAGCTTTGAAAGAGGAATTGCGATTGAAAAAGTTGAATGTCGCTTCGATAGAGAGGTTGTTAAGGGATTTTCTCCTTGGTTAA
- a CDS encoding outer membrane beta-barrel protein: MKKNLLLLGFMACSLTMMGQTDKKESKKESWYFKLGASYFTQATATEFPTVGGRAANKDVYVGGKLNSRESVTGSFGEGFRYGGNVGYRFTDRLGVEMGINYYNSNSKTMVQTISQNTTVLKSDGQVKALDLAPALVLFLGEVKGFETYSKVGVIVPVNGTLTIKTDAIIPTSATTTVAVHSVDKVKPNPTVGFMAALGTSYKLGKNLSAFGEVEYRNFTVHGKTKETTEFTMNGADAMATRTQSDIHTNYSNQINSTSNNMSTNAAGFDKNKPTDDLSSYISISGVGLTLGLKYSL; this comes from the coding sequence ATGAAAAAGAATTTATTATTATTAGGATTTATGGCTTGCTCGTTGACTATGATGGGCCAAACTGATAAGAAAGAAAGCAAGAAAGAAAGTTGGTATTTTAAATTGGGAGCTTCATACTTCACGCAAGCTACCGCAACTGAATTTCCTACCGTAGGAGGAAGAGCAGCCAATAAAGATGTTTATGTTGGTGGTAAATTAAATTCTAGAGAAAGCGTTACAGGATCTTTTGGAGAAGGTTTTCGTTACGGAGGTAATGTTGGGTATCGTTTTACTGATCGTTTAGGTGTAGAAATGGGAATCAATTATTACAATAGTAATAGTAAAACAATGGTGCAAACTATCTCTCAAAATACTACAGTATTAAAATCAGACGGACAAGTTAAAGCTTTAGATCTAGCTCCAGCTCTTGTTTTGTTTTTAGGAGAAGTTAAAGGATTTGAAACATATTCAAAAGTAGGTGTTATAGTTCCTGTTAATGGTACTTTAACTATTAAGACTGACGCAATAATTCCAACTAGTGCTACTACTACGGTTGCAGTTCATAGCGTTGATAAGGTTAAACCAAACCCAACGGTAGGTTTTATGGCAGCTTTAGGTACTTCTTATAAATTAGGAAAAAACTTATCTGCGTTTGGAGAAGTAGAGTACCGTAATTTTACAGTACATGGTAAAACAAAAGAAACTACTGAATTTACTATGAATGGCGCGGATGCGATGGCTACTAGAACTCAATCTGACATCCATACTAATTATTCAAATCAAATCAATAGTACTTCTAACAATATGTCAACTAATGCAGCTGGTTTTGATAAAAATAAACCAACAGATGATTTAAGTTCATACATCAGTATTAGTGGTGTTGGATTAACTCTTGGTCTTAAATACAGTTTGTAA
- a CDS encoding GIY-YIG nuclease family protein, with amino-acid sequence MYFVYIIKNGQGIFYKGFTQDIEKRIFEHNNGFSRYTSGKGPWVLVYFKEFETKTLALKEEVRLKKLNVASIERLLNNF; translated from the coding sequence ATGTATTTTGTTTATATAATTAAAAATGGACAAGGTATATTTTATAAAGGATTCACTCAAGATATTGAGAAACGTATTTTTGAACATAATAATGGCTTTAGCAGGTACACATCAGGTAAAGGTCCATGGGTTTTGGTTTATTTTAAAGAATTTGAAACTAAAACATTAGCTTTAAAAGAGGAAGTGCGATTGAAAAAATTGAATGTTGCTTCGATAGAAAGGTTGTTAAATAATTTTTGA
- a CDS encoding DUF58 domain-containing protein, whose amino-acid sequence MKIESQIEKISSFQHLELLANQVVEGFISGMHKSPFHGFSAEFAEHKVYNVGESTKHIDWKLFAKTDRLYTKRFEEETNLRCHIIIDNSSSMHYPKLKDKQAFFENKIGFSVLASAVLMNLLKKQRDAIGLSVFSDTYEYYAPEKGSDRHHRMILNALENLLEKPTTKKSTDTITFLHQIAEKIHRRSMIILFTDMFQSGKEEALFNALQHLKHNKHKVVLFHVVDNKTELNFDFDNAPRKFIDVETGEEVAIFADNVKQEYEKQTEKYFRKLALTCAQNRIKYIPVSVGESFENILTTYLVEKQNFG is encoded by the coding sequence ATGAAGATCGAATCGCAAATAGAGAAAATTTCCAGCTTTCAGCATTTGGAATTGCTAGCCAATCAGGTGGTGGAAGGTTTTATTTCGGGGATGCATAAAAGTCCGTTTCATGGGTTTTCGGCTGAATTTGCCGAGCACAAAGTCTATAACGTAGGAGAAAGTACCAAGCATATCGATTGGAAATTGTTTGCAAAGACTGATCGCTTGTACACCAAACGTTTTGAAGAAGAGACGAATTTGCGTTGTCATATTATTATTGACAATTCCTCCTCGATGCATTATCCCAAATTAAAAGACAAGCAAGCTTTTTTTGAAAACAAAATAGGTTTCTCCGTTTTGGCTTCGGCGGTTTTAATGAATTTGTTAAAGAAGCAACGCGATGCGATAGGACTAAGCGTGTTTTCGGACACTTATGAGTATTACGCTCCTGAAAAAGGCAGTGATCGTCACCATCGAATGATATTGAATGCCCTTGAAAACTTATTGGAAAAACCAACAACTAAAAAAAGTACCGATACAATTACCTTTTTACATCAAATCGCAGAAAAGATTCACCGTCGTTCCATGATTATTTTGTTTACGGATATGTTTCAGTCTGGGAAAGAAGAAGCGCTGTTTAATGCCTTACAACATTTGAAACATAATAAGCATAAAGTGGTTTTATTCCATGTGGTTGATAACAAAACGGAACTGAATTTTGATTTTGATAATGCTCCAAGGAAGTTTATTGATGTGGAAACTGGAGAAGAAGTGGCTATTTTTGCCGATAATGTGAAACAGGAATACGAAAAACAGACCGAAAAATATTTTAGAAAACTAGCATTAACTTGTGCGCAAAACAGAATAAAGTACATTCCGGTGAGTGTTGGCGAAAGTTTTGAAAATATTTTAACGACATACTTAGTTGAAAAACAAAACTTTGGATAA
- the trxA gene encoding thioredoxin, producing the protein MALAITDATFEEVVLKSDKPVMVDFWAAWCGPCRMVGPIIDELSTEYEGKVVIGKVDVDANQEFAAKYGVRNIPTVLVFHNGEVVGKQVGVAPKQTYADSLDALL; encoded by the coding sequence ATGGCATTAGCAATAACAGACGCTACTTTTGAAGAAGTAGTTTTGAAATCAGACAAACCAGTAATGGTAGATTTTTGGGCAGCATGGTGTGGACCTTGTAGAATGGTTGGTCCAATCATTGACGAACTTAGTACGGAATACGAGGGTAAAGTGGTAATAGGGAAAGTTGATGTTGACGCGAACCAAGAATTTGCTGCAAAATACGGAGTGAGAAACATCCCAACGGTTTTGGTTTTTCATAACGGAGAAGTAGTAGGAAAACAAGTAGGAGTTGCTCCGAAACAAACCTACGCTGATAGTTTAGACGCGTTGTTGTAA